In Engraulis encrasicolus isolate BLACKSEA-1 unplaced genomic scaffold, IST_EnEncr_1.0 scaffold_56_np1212, whole genome shotgun sequence, the sequence CTAACTACCTTACTAGGCCTAATAACTATGCCCATGTGAAAACATGTTGGGGTGAATTCAGGCCATCATCACCATATCAAGACAAAACCACTGTTAGTTTTATTGTCATGCAAAACTTGATGACAAAGTGGTGAATCTGACGTTCTACTGTGGGTATTTCTTTTCCCCCAATTAGTTCTGTCAGCTGCCACATCCTGGTAGAGCTACACGACCACgtccagtgaatgcatgtgaaaaAAGGCTACTTAGCTAGTGTATTGTTAGGCTAACTCCCTTATAGAGATCAGATAATAGCCTATTTGGGAGGTTTTATTCACATGAATGCTAACAAATGCACGTCAACAAAGTCTTGTCCACTCTCCCAACAAAATATTTCACTGTCATACAAAATATTGCTGCCAGAGTGTAGtagacagaatgtaaacaaatgtCTGCAAGCTAGGTTAccgttaggctacattttgatATAACATGCTACTAGTCCAAAGTAACCCATTTCCCGTTCATGCAAAACATATTTTGTCAATTATTGTGTTAATGAAGGCTACTTACGCCATAAAGAGGGATGTGTGCGTTGCATAGCCTCGTAGCCTCTGAGGGCAGGATGACCATCTGGATGATGACCGTCCGTGTGCCGACTACCAAGCACAGACGGCCCTTCCCTTCTCGCGTACCAATTCATTTGCAATTGAAAAGAATCGAATAGAAGATGTAATATCCACAATTCAGCACCTCCGTTTTGCTTTGACCATTCTCAGTGATGAAAACACAAGCCATGCTTGCTTGTTGATAAACccgcctctcctctgttcctcaaaGTAGGAAGTAAGTAGAACACGCCCATATGAAACATCTGAAGATTTATTTAAAAGTGGGCCAAAATGTTTGCCTTTAAACAAACCAATGTGAATTTCTGCTTCACTGAACAGCTTCTTTGTAACCTAAATGtcaacattctgcaaaaaaacGAAAATCGCCAAAAACTAAAAATAGATCTTTGAACGCGATTTTCTCCCTTTCGCTCAGGCCGACATGTAGTGCTGTGGTATCAGAGCCCGGCACATTTAATAAGGATCTTATTAGTGAGACAACGTCtaatgtctttttctttttattttgtagcAGTGACAAATATCCAGATCATCCAGAACATACAGTGTAAGTcttcaccaaccacacacacacacacacaaacacacacacacacacacacacacacacacacacacacacacacacacacacacacacacacacacacaaacacacacacacacacacaaacacacgcacacacacacgcacacacacacacacatacacgcataaagacacagaaacacacgcacacgcacgcacgcacacacacacggtgtactTTAGTGTATACATTTCTATAAGCTGAGTACCAATTGTAATATAATACATTCAGAATCAACAATTATAGATCCCTATTGCATGTaataatgggtaacactttactttacggatcgctaataaggtgttaatttcatagtaatttctcagtaatttcagtctaattttatggtaataactgcttgttattagtaataacagcaaaataaccatatggtttccagtgcaattacactataatttctcattaataacagcaaaaataaccatacagtttccagtgcaattatgctgtagcttctagttaatagtaggctaatggaaacagctactgtgtcatcatagtagttaggtggtaggtatgccagtaactaaacggtatcagccgaagtagtttcatactaattaggctacattagggccgcaatgtgtaatatttcctcttcctatgttattgcatagaaacgaccacccaagcatccttgtattatttctgcttaattaccttgtaaacaattgagtagttatatggaaataagatagaatcagggccgtaaaatgcattatcacctattccactcaattttatggaaattacatattttcatggtcttaaaatgtcttatttcttatttccactcaattacgtagttattatcatttttaatacaatatagactagcctactatgaagtgattcaagtacacagacaaacacattgtgtgcaaaactttgtttatttttccaatcagttatgagattcatgttcactgatgtgaggttgtcaatctgccaccatccagaggaagtcctgtgaacacaaacaaacaaacagagaagtcaactgcaagaccggtttcaccacgtttatttttttatgttatcaattcaccatcgctaaatttgcttctgaaatgcagtaccatgttaaatgcacgttgtaaatcttcctgcaaactctagctagcacctagcttcagtcattggaaacatggtgggcagagctagctagtggtttccattgtaaaggtacttctgtatgccgtttcatttccagaacaaacataaacctaacactaactcataaaacatgtttgcataaggctaaagtaattcgacgattgaaggtggatgaaatcaacatcaagaccattttagctcaccttgaaagttaccctggttgctgcctgcgtgcgaaagcactctgttgtacgtctcaaactccacccttgtgtgtcagtgtactcaattaaacaacgtcagcgtctctgagccatactgaaagcagagcgggcagcgtacaactagaacgagtgtgcttgaagtacagaagtatactgattgagacgcttctgttctgcagtaaccaaactttcgttgcctagcaacaataGGACTCACCGCCACCGcaagctagttcaacttcagtgcagcagagccaggcaaggtaagcttcctgacaacgaacttttaatgtagttctagctttaacctgctttcattttgtctctgagcattgaaggattttaactgtatacattgcaaacacgtcttatcagccgtgtttgtgctgaaatggcatagcctacagaggtacatttacaatggaaaccactagttctagctagctctgcccaccatgtttccaatgactgaagctaggtgctagctagagtttgcctttgtaaatcagcaacgatgtcagcctgaggaagatttacaacgtgcatttaacatggtactgcatttcagaagcaaatttagcgatagtgaattgataacataaaaaaataaacgtggtgaaaccggtcttgcagttgacttctctgtttgtttgtttgtgttcacaggacttcctctggatggtggcagattgacaacctcacatcagtgaacatgaatctcataactgattggaaaaataaacaaagttttgcacacaatgtgtttgtctgtgtacttgaatcacttcatagtagcagggccgctgacaggtttggctgggcccgggacaaaaaaatatcaatgggccccccttcctccaacccccccccccccccccccccccccaaaaaaaaaccccagacaAACCTAgccaccaatttttttttcaagagagaccaggtggccagactaggcctacactttcggcctgaaagcacACCACATGATATGCTATGTAATATTAGTcttacccattataaaagaaatgacattagtaacaaagtagcctcacaatgatGCATATCCATagtagtaaatgatctatccatccaattactactatccatgcattctcgccaacatttatttagaaatgaaacaaaacaaataggattcacattgtcaataataacacaagtgttagtgtaatttactttggcaatttgaaggcttgcacatcaaaacgtgcctgactgaatcagctcccgtttgctaaactgacttcaagtgacgtgtgatgacagtgaacaagtgagcagcacaccaaagacgtcagtggaacacaggtcttgtactgtgctccctcatcagtcatcccacaccaggaatagccaaacacaggaacaagtcaagttgcagaaatgtaggcctatatgcaaaacgaatctacactgtatttctccccacaaagttaacaggttgatcatgtgttagcatttgcgctaagcgggatttatagcctacgcgctaagcgtttatagcgttgcatattaattgcgctgttttaaaagttctcccttgccctctccctgcgcgcgacgcaacttctcatcacggtatgatcccgggctaatgtgcatattcttagctaaggtcactgatggtcagatttgaaacacaattttactaagctgttataaaatgatccgatgcccgttttctattgtgcaggcccggagtggacccttttctcagtccgggaatttaattcaaattcaggccactcagatacggaggacaaaatgcacgcctccctcttagcatctgacttcccaatcgcctaggcctattattaaatgttacaattaaaataaatgtaggcctaaatatttgaattaactattaaaaagtaatgtaggcttcatagacaattattgattaaacagtggttgtctgtttcatttggtcttattttgatgcattttcagcaaataggcctagttcatcttaaatcctgctacccgtttccactgttgtcctgggctccatgcctactgcattctgcatacagcctgtcctttcattcacttaggcctatttgtttacttatttaattatggctttgttaaatcatctacacgttttacctacacatatcatggttttcttttgtagactattttataggcctatcgtcataaacatctattttgactaactctcttcctctacctggccctactcctgccctcatctggatcatctgctgcgctgatgctagaaagcattccataggcgaaagaagacatttcatattgagttgatgtttgcgcacctgtggaaatgctgcacgctataacagcgagacgaaataggctacagttgcagagCATGACGGCGACTTTGAAACTGTCTATCAAAAACGGCAAATGTAAGGATTCTGTTCGTTgaggatacacactgcaagcacgggatgtaggcgaacgtgtctgcatgtattcgtggcattgcaacttgaaaatagaatagATTCCCCAGTCGTGAAGGGTCTCGGCTCACattacaatgaatggtcattcgctgAGGGATTTCACGATGCTGATTCCGCGGATAGAGCGTGCAAACTCTCCAGTAATTAATTTTTTAGAAAGACAAACTGTCCCTGTGCGCGCGAACCAAGAGcaatatttatataggcctatgctacagcacttataaatgatttaaacaACAAATGTAATACCCCCTGTTTAATATAGGCTATCCATTGCGCTAATAACTGATACTGCGCGCCGGTGGTAATGCAAGGTGGCAATGCGTGATGAAGAGTTTGGcaactctcttcatcaaatggaatgtagcctaatgtaaagcaacacgttttcggttcttctatgaaaataggaatacacttcaaccatagcataggccataaagcctatattgtgacattttaaaagctgacagtaagttgacagttgatttgacattgcaaacgctcgccacgttatatgataatattcacaaccaggccaattatctatatctctttcagtaacctaccagtttgtcttgagaagatgtcagttaatttgacacatttggctgccgccgccttctcttttttttagccctctttctgctttccatCACTGACGCTCTGTTTCGCGCCAGTGTGATTTTAAAAAAGACGAGTTTTGGGCCACACCATCTGAACACATGGGAGGGGTCGGGGGGGATTATGCTGCTTACATGGTAGTAGAACCACAGATTTTCTAGGAAGGGGCTCTGGACCTATTTAATCCACTATGATACAGCTggcggttgcaacttaattgatattaatgcaagaataagacacaagaaaaaaagttaaaatgagTTGTCGCCGTGGGCCACGTCGATGGTTTGGGCCGGGAAAACTCCCGATCACTTTAATGTCCACCCCGGCATTGctattgtgtttatcagtgtgactgatctccttttaaacatgaatgctgcagtgcagtgcgtgtctgtttatgaagggaaacttttgctttctTAGTGTCCTCTGAccgttagtacctgcatcatttGAAGAATATTTTCTGTTGTCTTCCTCtacttttctcctttccttcattttctgccctcctggtttgaacgactgcgtcttcagacgccttggcacgagccgcgtttaagttgaagacgttttttctttctcgtaatgaccgaccaaaccatttgtgcactgggggtggggggaggtgcgagttcttgatccctttttaaggacaggaaaggcaaaatatctgcataattcatttaatgcaaatatagcgcattctccctctctcaaataccaacttattttgaaatgaaatggaaccattaatcacaaacttaaagagggcccagttctgggcccccccatccctgggcccgggacaaaaagcccttttgtccccccctgtcggcggggctgcatagcaggctagtctatattgtattaaaaatgataataactaagtaattgagtggaaataagaaataagacattttaagaccatgaaaatatgtaatttccataaaattgagtggaataggtgataatgcattttacggccctgattctatcttatttccatataactactcaattgtttacaaggtaattaagcagaaataatacaaggatgcttgggtggtcgtttctatgcaataacataggaagaggaaatattgcacattacggccctgacgtagcctaattagtatgaaactactttggCTGATACCGTTtcgttactggcatacctaccacctaactactatgatgacacagtagctgtttccattagcctactattaactagaagctacagcataattgcactggaaactgtatggttatttttgctgttattaatgaaaaattatagtgtaattgcactggaaaccatatggttattttgctgttattactaataacaagcagttattaccataaaattagactgaaattactgataaattactatgaaattaacaccttattagcgatccataaagtaaagtgttacctaatcaTGTGTCATGTCAGCATTTGTACCCAGTGAAGCCCAATCCACTGGATGTGAGCagcatgtgggtgaatgtgtgtctgtgttggtctgcagatgCTGATCCAGAATTCCCAGTCAGAAGAGCCCACAGTAACACGAAGCTGAAACCAACAAGTAAGTCATCACTGAGGACCTCTAACAGCCTCCGCAGCCTTGCCCCTtacctagtcacacacacacacacacacacacacacacacacacacacacacacacacacacacacacacacacacacacactgatgagtgaatccacggtttcggaacgcatctctgcctgcctcaccgatttgtcaacatggatgaaggaccaccacctacagctgaacctggccaagacagagctcctggtgatcccagctaaagagtcgctcagtcacaacatcaacctcaagataggctccaccatcgtgaccccaaacaaagtcgccaaaaacctcggcgtcatgattgatgatgagctgtcatgctccaactacatcaactcggtcacccggacctgtcgaatccagatgtccaacgtacggaatatcagacctgtgctgacacaatattctacacaacgactggtccaggccacggtcctgtcccgcgttgactactgcaactcactcatgacaggtctacctgcttgtgcgctaaagcctctgcagatgatccagaatgcggcggcacggttgattttcaatcaacccaaaaggacccatgttactcctctatttattgagctgcactggttaccgatcgccgcccggatcaagcacaaggcattgacccttgcctacaaaaccatcacaggaacggccccagcttatctgaaggacctgctaacgccttatgttactggaagagaactgcgctcatccagcacaagccgtctggctctgccatccagtcgctctaggtactcccagtcaagattgttctccgttgtggtacccaagtggtggaacagtctcccagaggcagcaagactgagcacatctcttgcagctttcaagaaacaacttaagacattcctctttcgagagaatctactagactaatgcttgaactggccttgccccagggcagactcctgacatgatgtttagtttagtttgtgagtgtgtgtttgtgtgtgtgtgtactcgttatttactctttatattaggaaaaaaaaaaaaaactaacccctctttgcaactgcacttgttgttctgtatatctcctgtgcactttgtatttgcttgtgatgttggcttgattatgtcctcttttgaaagtcgctttggttataaagcgtctgccaaatgcaatgtaatgtaataatgtaatgaatgacGTGATAACACTTCTTTGTCCTGGTAAGAAGGCTGGCAGCTGCATTCTAAACAGCTTTCAGAGATTTGTGATTAGGACGAGTGAAAAGGCCACACACCACAAAGGAACCAACTGTCTGTTTCAGGAGATGTTGATGTCTTTACCTGTATGTTTCAGGAGATGTTgccctggagtccgtttctcgattcttgcctttgctaaccgtcttaagtcggtcttgagttggtcgtaagttgctcttgagttggtcttaagttggtcttaagttggtcttaagttggtctttagacgcaagaccaacttaagaacaacttaagaacaacttaagaacaacttaagaccaactcaagaccttggttacaacgttggtcttaagaacgaacaaaatggctaaagtcgttagcaaaggcactgtcgagaaacgacccccagatgTCTTttctgtttcacaggagatgctgctcTGATGTATTTACCTCTCTGTttcaggagatgctgccctgtaAGATGTCTAAAGTTGTAGACCCATAGTGTCATGTTGCTGTAAGATCTCCACTGTGCTATCTGAATGTGGAGCATATTTTGTTGTTCATGCACTTActaaatgtgatgttttctgtctcagtgtctgatggccaggctcttactgctgaaccagtgaccagagaggacttcttacactgtgagttggacacacacacacacacacacacacacacacacacacacacacacacacacacacacacacacacacacacacacacacacacacacacacacacacacacacacacacacacaaacaggtatgagctggcccagacccaggaatgtgtgtgtgtgtgtgtgtgtgtgtgtgtgtgtgtgtgtgtctgtgtgtgtgtgtgtgtgtgtgtgtgtgtgtgtgtgtgtgtgtgtgtgtgtgtgtgtgtgtgtgtgtgtgtgtgtgtgtgtgtgtgtgttctctacctAGCCCTGTGTTAATGTACAGGTAATTCAAACTATACAAACACATTACCGTAAGTTATTGCTGGAGTTGGCATGTGCaactattgttctgtatatttcctctcTATTTGGTATCTGCAAGTGGTGTTTGCTATGATTATATCCTCAACTGTAAGTCAGTTTGGATAGAAGCTtcagcctaatgtaatgtaatgtaatgtaatgtaatgtaatgtagtgtaatgtaatgtaatgtaatgtaatgtaatgtaatgtaatgtaatgtaatgtaatgtagtgtaatgtaatgtaatgtaatgtaatgtaattaatgaAAAACATCTGTATCCTGTCCTCTGTtccatcagattcctgtcacttcactctggatccaaacacagcacacacacacctccatctgtctgaggggaacaggagggtggagatgAGACCTGGGgaccagtcatatcctgatcatccagacagatttgataggtggcctcaggtgctgtgtagagagggtgtgtctgcacgctgctactgggaggttgagtggagtggaggatgggTTGATATAGccgtgtcatataaaagcatcagcaggaaaggaggggGTCATGAGTGTAGGTTTGGatataatgatcagtcctggaggctgCTCCTCAGCAGCTACAGCTCCTCTTTCAGACACAATAATGAAATGactgaactccctctagtggccagctccagaataggagtgtatgtggatcacagggcaggaactctggccttctacagcatctctggagacacaatgaccctcctgcacagagtccacaccacattcacacacacactctaccctgggttttggTTAAATTATGGATCttcagtgaagctgttgtgaggaCCCCACACGTAAACACTGCTCCTGTAGGtcatcaaacacacgcacacacacacacacacacacacacacacacacacacacacacacacacacacacacacacacacacacacacacacacacacacacacacacacacacacacacacacacacacacacacacacacacacacacacacacacaccaaagggaaACTCACAGGGCCTTCAAGGTATTCAAGGTATTCACTGAAGACCCaaggaaagaaaatgaatgaTGAAAATGTTTCTTGTATTTCATTGTGTAATTCGTATAATGGTATTCAGTGaataataaacatttatttctagATACCTGGTTTAAACTTTGTCTGATATTTATTTTGgaacaaaaggttaatgctagAATGGGGAGCTGGACCAATCACAGTGTTTGGTGTTTTACTTCCATCGCTATTTGTCTCTAACTGCTGGCTCCTTAATATCTCAAGGTTGTGGTTTTGTAGCCCAGTTTAGCTTTGTTCAGGTCTAACATTTTGTCCCTGGCATCCTTTGACAGCTCCTCTCCATGGTCTTTTCCATGTTGGCAAGTTTGGAGTCTGGACTGATTgtactgattcaatgtgtctgtTATGCAGGTGATTATTTACAGGTGTCAATGTGTCTTTAACGCAGgtgattatttattatttacaggAGTCAATGTGTATGTTATGCAGGTGATTATTTACAGGTGGCAATGTCTCTGTTATACAGCTGATTATTTCATATTTACAGGTGCTTAAaggaccactctaatagaaaaccattcttacatgttatgtgcaccattattcaaaacccataaacctgaatcattaattaagtaaaaaataatttgggtttataattttatagtttttagttaatttacaaaataaacatttctgaTTGGATGTGACGTCACAAGACGAATTTCATGATTGATTTTTACAAgaattaaaacaagatttttaatgcttcaacgctgttttatatggcattgtaggcctactgtgggtaccggtagttgttgtgcctacatgttggcaaaccactaggtggcaccgttACCTCATATTTCAGAGCCATGGGGAGTGTTGTTTACTCCAACGAGACGATGCAGGTAGAGCTACAGCTGAGCTGAGCTAACAAGCCAAAGTGCGACTCGAGATGAGTTGCAGACATGACGCTGTCCTGACTGACTATAAAGTTTGAACATGTACTTCCGAgtctacattacaacttagttcttacagatttcatcacttttcaaacacagtatgttgatgtaatttgtaaagaccgcgattgttgtcctggccattgcaaaaacatacagtagcagctggaGAAATGACAAGGCTAACAATGTGAAACGATAGTAGCACGAAGACATGGGATTGACGGCAGGCAAGAATGGAGTGTTCGATCGTTGAAATTATAATTTATAGGAGCCCTGACAGATACTGCATTTGGAAACGGATCGTGAGACTGCTATGGTGCTCGCCTGGGTGTCAGTCAATACATCGGTGAGTAGGACTAGCTGTAGCCTGCTAGCTTCGTCGACCTACTGTGCTTTCAGGGTTGGGTGGGTgcagggctctacagtgcgagcattttgctcgcatatgcccTTAAAATAAATGACTGTGAGAACGAAGTAATAgaaagggcgcacgtgtgcgagtagatatttcaaccctttcaatcgtattttgctcctaaaataaatacaccccatagagaaacgcaggaacatgtgaacgagagaaggcgcaaaatacagcgtgcgcgccgcgcacagagagacagaggcagacagacagacaaatagtcggaggagttttgaaataagataagcgtcgggagtatcgagcgcttccaatgacggagaagagctggacagaaacttcagcgctagaattgctaattctccgcttagcacaaatgctaacaaatgctcaacctgttaactttgtgagaagaaatagcttcggtttgtacacacttatcttgtaagtacgtggcttgtactgtttatgttactcctcctgagacgttggcaagggaggacacatagcaggctctctctgtgcgctcacttgctcaactgtcatcatcatcacgtcacgtcatgtgaagtcagtattttcttggacagtctcggggtgtagcctagggcacgtttttgatgtgcaagccttcaatattgtcaaattgttatttagaggaaatgtatttggtcatccactcttttttgtttcatttctaaaatgcaagtatagaacaattatattttcaaagggtaatgttcagattactgagttgctgttactgtggtaccaaatgcaattaaaaaaaagtgtaacccatgggtaggctgtttatagcctcataggctacatagcagCATACCCATATggagtcattgtattttcaggacagaagtgtaattgcctctctggtctctgtTATAAAAAAATCTGCTCCCCTGACAAATGTCATCCCAGcaccctgccagatcctgctgtgtaggcctaaattGAAACACCAGCTctgtatagaaatgaatgtgatagatataaatgtgtaatattttgtttagtccttttactggggggaatttggaaaagtggccctaagtgattttaattgtaggcctacccctctagaatgtgtatttgtgtgtggaaagagtatattctctgtatctgtgtgttaataatgaagctgcgtcacaaaaactgactgtgctcctaaatttttatctgtgcccctaaaatttttcacttaggggcacaggtgctcctattgaaaaagctaagcgtagagccctgGGTGGGTGGAATAGCTGTAAAATATGATACAGAATGTGTAGCGCCCCCTACAGTAGACTTTGTAGGTGTAGCGCCCCCTGCAGTAAAGACTATGCCACCCCTTGAATTCACACTTTCAGAGCAAGGGGAACTCTGTCCCAAAAATCCACAACGGTAATTAAgaaaagtataaaaatacagaTTTTATTAAATACACATTAAAATGTATATGAAGTGTTGCAACAAgttaaacataaataaacaagtaCATTGGGGGGGGGGAGTTTGGACAAAAAACACACTGGCTCCTACAATGCCCGGGTCGGCGCTAGCCTACTGGGCCGAACAGAGGGAACCGTCAGGGCCAGCCTCGTAATACACACGTGAAGGGAAATGACCCCTAAGGCAGAACACAAATAGTCCAAAGTATTTAGCACTGCAACCCCTGTTACACACGAGTGGGGCAAATAAACCCATAAAGGTGGCACACAGTCAAGAGTCTCACACACTGACTCAGATAGATCTCACACACTTCACTACACACTCAAGTGACTGTTTCAACAAGGAGGCTGCGTACCCTGGACGCTCGATCATAAGGGACCAGTAGGACTGGACTAGTAGGCTACCGGGAGCTAAAGGGGATCGGATCCAGTGTGAATTTGGGAGGGACAGACTAACAAGGGAAGAG encodes:
- the LOC134444451 gene encoding tripartite motif-containing protein 16-like encodes the protein MVQEGLGQSQRRCQQIIQLKEKELQELRKAVETLKSGTQTAVEESERMFTELIRSIERRCSEVTKLIRAQEKAEVSRAEGLLKRLEQEIAELKRTDAEMKQLSLTQDPIHFLKNIVSITGVSALKMQLQEKLQSVFRQEIVKISAAAVTNIQIIQNIQLSDGQALTAEPVTREDFLHYSCHFTLDPNTAHTHLHLSEGNRRVEMRPGDQSYPDHPDRFDRWPQVLCREGVSARCYWEVEWSGGWVDIAVSYKSISRKGGGHECRFGYNDQSWRLLLSSYSSSFRHNNEMTELPLVASSRIGVYVDHRAGTLAFYSISGDTMTLLHRVHTTFTHTLYPGFWLNYGSSVKLL